In Luteimonas sp. MC1750, the following proteins share a genomic window:
- a CDS encoding mechanosensitive ion channel family protein, with product MGQQLPVWMQEWLGVIVPLGQVLLIVLVAWLLRVIARRLGDRLWARYDAPPELVVGSRRVITFLISAAALLLVLQRLGVSGTVLWTAFTGFAAVAAVAFFAAWSVLSNVFCTMLILATRPFRLHDHIEILEGGDKPGLGGRVTDINLVYTTLQEVDDAGEPRGSVLRVPNSLFFQRSVRRWRSAEDRRRALRAAKGPESGLGV from the coding sequence ATGGGGCAGCAGTTGCCGGTCTGGATGCAGGAGTGGCTGGGCGTGATCGTGCCCCTGGGCCAGGTCCTGCTGATCGTCCTCGTCGCGTGGCTGCTGCGGGTGATCGCGCGGCGCCTCGGCGATCGGCTCTGGGCCCGCTACGACGCACCGCCCGAACTCGTGGTCGGCTCGCGGCGCGTCATCACCTTCCTCATCTCCGCCGCGGCGCTGCTGCTGGTGCTGCAGCGGCTGGGCGTGTCCGGAACCGTGCTGTGGACCGCCTTCACCGGCTTCGCCGCGGTGGCCGCGGTGGCGTTCTTCGCCGCGTGGAGCGTGCTGTCCAACGTCTTCTGCACGATGCTGATCCTGGCCACGCGGCCGTTCCGGCTGCACGACCACATCGAGATCCTCGAGGGCGGCGACAAGCCCGGCCTCGGCGGCCGGGTCACCGACATCAACCTGGTCTACACCACGCTGCAGGAGGTGGACGACGCCGGCGAGCCGCGCGGCAGCGTGCTGCGCGTGCCCAACAGCCTGTTCTTTCAGCGCAGCGTGCGGCGCTGGCGCAGCGCCGAGGACCGCAGGCGCGCGCTCAGGGCCGCCAAGGGGCCCGAGTCCGGCCTCGGCGTCTGA
- a CDS encoding NADPH-dependent FMN reductase: MGQYRLAIVVGSNRRDSINRKLAEALARLLPDDFDVSWPRIDDLPMYNLDLEGQRPAEVERFTAEIAAADAVAVVMPEHNRSLPAVLKNAIDWGSKPMDANVWRGKPASITGTTPGAIGTAVGQQHLRQILGILGAVVQGGEAYIQFKPDLVGADGEFTDAGTRAFMQAHVDGFVDLVRRLLPR; the protein is encoded by the coding sequence ATGGGCCAGTACCGCCTCGCCATCGTCGTCGGCAGCAATCGCCGCGACTCCATCAACCGCAAGCTTGCCGAAGCCCTGGCGCGCCTGCTGCCCGACGACTTCGATGTCAGCTGGCCGCGCATAGACGACCTGCCGATGTACAACCTGGACCTCGAAGGCCAGCGCCCGGCCGAGGTCGAGCGCTTCACCGCTGAAATCGCCGCCGCCGACGCGGTGGCCGTGGTCATGCCCGAGCACAACCGCTCGCTGCCGGCCGTGCTGAAGAACGCCATCGACTGGGGTTCCAAGCCGATGGACGCGAATGTCTGGCGCGGCAAGCCGGCTTCGATCACCGGCACCACCCCGGGCGCGATCGGCACCGCCGTGGGCCAGCAGCACCTGCGGCAGATCCTCGGCATCCTCGGCGCGGTGGTCCAGGGCGGCGAGGCCTACATCCAGTTCAAGCCCGACCTCGTCGGCGCCGATGGCGAATTCACCGATGCCGGCACGCGTGCCTTCATGCAGGCGCACGTGGACGGGTTCGTGGACCTGGTCCGGCGCCTGCTGCCGCGCTGA
- a CDS encoding peroxiredoxin, translating to MNAIKRSFVLAALALASACSFQARATLQPGDPAPDFSAPAWLAGEAFEYSLAKALRDGPVVLYFFPAANTPGCNIEAALFSQAVDDFQARGVSVIGVTAGNTGQLREFSADKATCAGKFPVAADAGARIAASYAATLERKPEMASRTSYLIGQDGRVLAVHSDLNPAQHVKRMLEAIPGRADRQSSAARD from the coding sequence ATGAACGCCATCAAGCGCAGCTTTGTCCTCGCCGCCCTCGCCCTCGCCTCCGCCTGCTCGTTCCAGGCCCGCGCGACGCTGCAGCCGGGCGATCCCGCACCGGACTTCAGCGCGCCGGCCTGGCTTGCCGGCGAGGCGTTCGAATACTCGCTGGCCAAGGCCCTGCGTGACGGACCGGTGGTGCTTTACTTCTTCCCCGCCGCCAACACGCCGGGCTGCAACATCGAGGCCGCGCTGTTCTCGCAGGCGGTCGACGACTTCCAGGCCCGCGGGGTCTCGGTGATCGGCGTGACCGCCGGCAACACGGGGCAGCTGCGCGAGTTCTCGGCCGACAAGGCCACCTGCGCCGGCAAGTTCCCGGTGGCCGCCGACGCCGGCGCCAGGATCGCCGCCAGCTATGCCGCCACGCTGGAGCGCAAGCCGGAGATGGCGAGCCGCACGTCCTACCTGATCGGCCAGGATGGCCGCGTCCTGGCGGTGCATTCGGACCTGAACCCGGCGCAGCACGTGAAGCGCATGCTCGAGGCCATTCCCGGCCGCGCGGATCGCCAGTCCAGCGCCGCGCGTGACTGA
- the sstT gene encoding serine/threonine transporter SstT yields the protein MPLPSFLRRPSLVTQIVIGLLAGIVLALVSPAAGAAVGLLGTMFVSALKAVAPVLVLVLVAASIANHRQGQDTRMRPILALYLVGTVMASLVGVAASFMFPTTLALTIPAETALSAPGGIGEVLRTLVLQVFDNPLNALVKANYIGLLAWGIALGLALRQAGEGTRQVLSDLSEAITRVVRLVIRLAPLGVFGIVASILAETGLSALWDYAHLLAVLLGAMLFVALVGNPLIVFAVTRRNPYPLVLRCLRESGITAFFTRSSAANIPVNMELCGKLGLHRETCSVAVPLGATVNMAGAAITISVLSLAAVHTLGIPVDLPTALLLSVVAAIGACGASGVPGGSLLLIPLACGLFGISDDIAMQVVAIGFIVGVVQDSAETALNSSTDVVFIAAACGVTSGRDVEQEVDAGAGGAARARGPAGVEPTS from the coding sequence ATGCCCCTCCCGTCCTTCCTGCGCCGACCCAGCCTGGTGACCCAGATCGTCATCGGCCTGCTGGCCGGCATTGTCCTGGCCCTGGTCTCGCCCGCCGCGGGCGCCGCGGTCGGACTGCTCGGCACGATGTTCGTCTCGGCGCTGAAGGCGGTGGCCCCGGTGCTGGTCCTGGTGCTGGTCGCGGCCTCGATCGCCAACCATCGCCAGGGCCAGGACACGCGCATGCGGCCGATCCTCGCGCTGTACCTGGTCGGGACGGTGATGGCCTCGCTGGTGGGGGTGGCGGCGAGCTTCATGTTCCCGACCACGCTCGCGCTGACGATCCCGGCCGAGACCGCGCTGAGCGCGCCCGGCGGCATCGGCGAGGTGCTGCGCACCCTCGTGCTGCAGGTGTTCGACAATCCGCTCAACGCGCTGGTGAAGGCGAACTACATCGGCTTGCTGGCCTGGGGCATCGCCCTGGGCCTGGCGCTGCGGCAGGCGGGCGAGGGAACGCGCCAGGTGCTGTCCGACCTGTCGGAGGCGATCACGCGCGTGGTCCGGCTGGTGATCCGGCTGGCACCGCTGGGCGTGTTCGGCATCGTGGCGTCGATCCTGGCCGAGACCGGCCTGTCGGCGCTGTGGGACTACGCGCACCTGTTGGCGGTGCTGCTCGGCGCGATGCTGTTCGTCGCGCTGGTCGGCAATCCGCTGATCGTGTTCGCGGTGACCCGGCGCAATCCCTATCCGCTGGTACTGCGCTGCCTGCGCGAGAGCGGTATCACCGCGTTCTTCACCCGGTCCTCGGCGGCCAACATCCCGGTCAACATGGAGCTCTGCGGCAAGCTGGGACTGCACAGGGAGACCTGTTCGGTCGCGGTGCCGCTTGGTGCCACGGTCAACATGGCGGGCGCGGCGATCACGATTTCGGTGCTGTCGCTGGCGGCGGTGCACACCCTGGGCATTCCGGTCGACCTGCCCACCGCGCTGCTTCTCAGCGTGGTCGCGGCGATCGGCGCCTGCGGCGCGTCGGGCGTGCCGGGCGGGTCGCTGCTGCTGATCCCGCTGGCCTGCGGGCTGTTCGGGATCAGCGACGACATCGCCATGCAGGTGGTGGCGATCGGCTTCATCGTCGGGGTGGTGCAGGATTCGGCGGAAACCGCGCTCAACTCGTCGACCGACGTGGTCTTCATCGCCGCGGCCTGCGGCGTGACGTCGGGACGTGATGTCGAACAGGAGGTGGACGCGGGAGCCGGGGGCGCGGCGCGCGCGCGTGGCCCGGCAGGCGTCGAGCCGACGTCCTGA
- a CDS encoding DUF6522 family protein, producing MGQPIPLELADRAGPDDIEVDGALVASGLGLDVEDFRALMAAGKVSVLCERGTGEDAGLYRASFYHQGRRVRLVVDAQGRTVGPPAPPAPGM from the coding sequence ATGGGCCAGCCCATCCCGCTCGAACTCGCCGACCGCGCAGGCCCCGACGACATCGAAGTCGACGGCGCTCTCGTGGCCAGCGGGCTCGGGCTCGACGTGGAGGACTTCCGCGCGCTCATGGCCGCGGGCAAGGTCAGCGTCCTGTGCGAGCGCGGGACCGGCGAGGACGCCGGCCTCTACCGCGCCAGCTTCTACCACCAGGGCCGGCGCGTCCGCCTGGTGGTGGACGCGCAGGGCCGCACGGTCGGGCCGCCTGCGCCTCCTGCGCCCGGAATGTAA
- the azu gene encoding azurin codes for MKFHASLIAAACALALSACGGESQQPVDTAAPAPAPATPADTAPVDTAPVDGAPVDGTTTPATGTAPAATDPTAAGGTAGAGTDAATSAGAAAGGEAVVTGCSVAIEGNDMMKFNVSSITVPSSCSEFTINLTHVGRLPEAAMGHNVVVTAASNMASVAADGISAGASAGYVKAGDDRVVAATEMIGGGESTSVTFDVSKLKDGGPYQFFCSFPGHAALMKGSISVG; via the coding sequence ATGAAATTCCATGCATCCCTGATCGCCGCCGCCTGCGCGCTCGCCCTGTCCGCCTGCGGCGGCGAGTCGCAGCAGCCCGTCGATACCGCGGCCCCCGCGCCGGCGCCGGCCACGCCCGCGGACACCGCGCCGGTCGACACCGCGCCGGTCGACGGCGCGCCCGTCGACGGCACGACGACCCCCGCGACCGGCACCGCCCCGGCCGCGACGGACCCGACCGCCGCGGGCGGAACCGCTGGCGCCGGAACGGACGCCGCAACCTCCGCAGGGGCGGCAGCGGGTGGCGAAGCCGTGGTCACCGGCTGCAGCGTCGCGATCGAAGGCAACGACATGATGAAGTTCAACGTGTCGTCGATCACCGTGCCGTCGAGCTGCAGCGAGTTCACCATCAACCTGACCCACGTCGGCCGCCTGCCCGAGGCCGCGATGGGCCACAACGTGGTGGTCACCGCGGCGTCGAACATGGCCAGCGTGGCTGCCGACGGCATCAGCGCGGGCGCCTCGGCCGGTTACGTCAAGGCCGGCGACGACCGCGTGGTCGCCGCGACCGAGATGATCGGCGGCGGCGAAAGCACGTCGGTGACCTTCGACGTGTCCAAGCTCAAGGACGGCGGCCCCTACCAGTTCTTCTGCAGCTTCCCCGGCCACGCGGCGCTCATGAAGGGCAGCATCAGCGTCGGCTGA
- a CDS encoding DUF1428 domain-containing protein, translated as MGSAYYQGFVLAVPDANKEAYTAMTHTGWEIFGQRGALGVVEAWGEDVPRGKRTDFFRATKAVDGEVPAFSWIAWPDRATCDQAEQAMQDDPAMQDMPEMPFDGRRMMWAGFEPIFDSATAS; from the coding sequence ATGGGCTCGGCCTACTACCAGGGCTTCGTCCTGGCGGTGCCCGACGCGAACAAGGAGGCCTATACCGCCATGACGCACACGGGCTGGGAGATCTTCGGCCAGCGCGGCGCGCTCGGCGTGGTCGAGGCCTGGGGCGAGGACGTCCCACGCGGCAAGCGCACCGATTTCTTTCGCGCGACCAAGGCCGTCGACGGCGAGGTCCCGGCGTTCAGCTGGATCGCCTGGCCCGACCGCGCCACCTGCGACCAGGCCGAACAGGCCATGCAGGACGACCCGGCGATGCAGGACATGCCGGAGATGCCCTTCGACGGCCGGCGCATGATGTGGGCCGGCTTCGAGCCGATCTTCGACTCCGCCACGGCGTCCTGA
- a CDS encoding AI-2E family transporter, translating into MHTIELQRKVFLFLLLAVTLAFGWILLPFYGAVFWAVILALLFAPLHRWLLQRMPGRRNLAALAALGVCLVIAILPVSLIAVSLVQEATSIFQRAREGDIGFAHYFQQVMRVLPDWASNLLDRLGLGTVAELQDKLADGAASLSQFVATQALNLGQGTVQFFIAFAMMLYLLFFLFRDGAMLAARIHRAIPLNEAHKRALIGKFTTVIRATVKGNIVVALVQGALGGLIFWILGVQGVVLWSVVMAFLSLLPALGTFLVWGPVAIYFLATGSVVQGLVLIGYGVFVIGLVDNILRPILVGKDTRMPDYVVLVSTLGGMALFGLNGFVIGPLIAALFISAWDLFTAPADAVEAASDASAGPEVPAAGAAVVVHTAPEGTA; encoded by the coding sequence ATGCACACCATCGAACTGCAGCGCAAGGTCTTCCTCTTCCTGTTGCTGGCGGTGACGCTGGCGTTCGGCTGGATCCTGCTGCCGTTCTACGGCGCGGTGTTCTGGGCGGTGATCCTGGCGCTGCTGTTCGCGCCGCTGCACCGCTGGCTGCTGCAGCGGATGCCGGGGCGGCGCAACCTGGCGGCGCTGGCGGCCCTGGGCGTCTGCCTGGTGATCGCGATCCTGCCGGTCAGCCTGATCGCGGTGTCGCTGGTGCAGGAGGCGACGTCGATCTTCCAGCGCGCGCGCGAAGGCGACATCGGGTTCGCGCACTACTTCCAGCAGGTCATGCGCGTGCTGCCCGACTGGGCGAGCAACCTGCTGGATCGCCTGGGCCTGGGTACCGTCGCCGAGCTGCAGGACAAGCTGGCCGACGGTGCCGCCAGCCTCAGCCAGTTCGTCGCGACCCAGGCGCTCAACCTGGGCCAGGGCACGGTGCAGTTCTTCATCGCCTTCGCGATGATGCTCTACCTGCTGTTCTTCCTGTTCCGCGACGGCGCGATGCTGGCCGCGCGCATCCACCGCGCGATCCCGCTCAACGAGGCGCACAAGCGCGCCCTGATCGGCAAGTTCACCACCGTCATCCGCGCCACGGTCAAGGGCAACATCGTCGTGGCCCTGGTGCAGGGCGCGCTCGGTGGCCTGATCTTCTGGATCCTCGGCGTGCAGGGCGTGGTGCTGTGGTCGGTGGTGATGGCCTTCCTGTCGCTGCTGCCGGCGCTGGGCACTTTCCTGGTCTGGGGCCCGGTGGCGATCTATTTCCTCGCGACCGGCTCGGTCGTGCAGGGCCTGGTGCTGATCGGCTACGGCGTGTTCGTGATCGGGCTGGTCGACAACATCCTGCGCCCCATCCTGGTCGGCAAGGACACGCGCATGCCGGACTACGTGGTGCTGGTGTCCACGCTGGGCGGCATGGCGCTGTTCGGGCTCAACGGCTTCGTGATCGGCCCGCTGATCGCCGCGTTGTTCATTTCGGCCTGGGACCTGTTCACGGCGCCGGCGGACGCCGTCGAAGCGGCCAGCGACGCCAGCGCAGGCCCGGAGGTTCCCGCCGCCGGCGCCGCTGTCGTGGTGCACACGGCGCCCGAAGGCACCGCCTGA
- a CDS encoding cytochrome b, producing MSRDTRERYGTVSRFFHWTVALLVIWQALKLFDRIDDGEHWVGQTLVPWHISIGVLVLLLVVPRIVWALRNQGNRPPAPPPRALGLLAKAGHVALYVALLLMPLTGLAIMLGNGYGLTVFGMELVAKGAEIPWLANVGGALHSPLAWLLVAMVLGHAGMALVHHFIRKDGVLRRML from the coding sequence ATGAGCCGTGACACCAGGGAACGCTATGGAACCGTCTCCCGTTTCTTCCACTGGACGGTGGCCCTGCTGGTCATCTGGCAGGCGCTGAAGCTCTTCGACCGCATCGACGACGGCGAACACTGGGTCGGCCAGACGCTGGTGCCCTGGCACATCTCCATCGGCGTGCTGGTGCTGCTGCTGGTGGTTCCACGCATCGTCTGGGCGCTGCGCAACCAGGGGAACCGCCCGCCCGCGCCGCCGCCGCGCGCGCTGGGCCTGCTGGCGAAGGCCGGACACGTGGCGCTGTACGTGGCGCTGCTGCTGATGCCCCTGACCGGCCTCGCGATCATGCTCGGCAATGGCTACGGGCTGACCGTGTTCGGCATGGAGCTGGTGGCCAAGGGCGCGGAAATTCCGTGGCTGGCGAACGTCGGCGGCGCGCTGCACTCGCCCCTGGCGTGGCTGCTGGTCGCCATGGTGCTCGGGCACGCCGGCATGGCCCTGGTGCACCATTTCATCAGGAAGGATGGCGTGCTGCGGCGCATGCTCTGA
- a CDS encoding aldo/keto reductase has product MKTRKLGRSGPDVAPLVLGGNVFGWTADEATSFALLDRFVERGFNAIDTADVYSAWAPGLSGGESETVIGRWLAARGRRDRVVLMTKVGKWAPRTGLSAANIEAAVEDSLRRLRTDHLDVYFAHADDASVPLQETLAAFSRLVDAGKVRTVGASNYDAPRLREALAVSEDQGLARYEVLQPGYNLYDRAGYESALAAVADAHALGVVSYFSLASGFLTGKYRRVEDLAGSARAGFLGGYFDARGLALLDALRGVADAVSATPAQVALAWLMAQPRVTPIASATRLDQLEDIMAAADLVLPASAHEALDAASRPAS; this is encoded by the coding sequence ATGAAGACCCGCAAACTGGGCCGCAGCGGCCCCGACGTCGCACCGCTGGTGCTGGGTGGCAACGTCTTCGGCTGGACCGCCGACGAGGCGACGTCGTTCGCGCTGCTCGATCGTTTCGTCGAGCGCGGCTTCAACGCCATCGACACCGCCGACGTCTACTCCGCCTGGGCCCCCGGCCTGTCAGGCGGCGAGTCCGAGACCGTGATCGGGCGCTGGCTGGCGGCGCGCGGCCGCCGCGACCGGGTCGTGCTGATGACCAAGGTCGGGAAGTGGGCGCCGCGCACCGGCCTGTCGGCGGCCAATATCGAGGCCGCGGTGGAGGATTCGCTGCGTCGCCTACGCACCGACCATCTCGACGTCTACTTCGCGCACGCGGATGACGCCAGCGTGCCGCTGCAGGAAACCCTCGCCGCGTTTTCCAGGCTGGTGGACGCGGGCAAGGTGCGCACGGTGGGCGCGTCGAACTACGACGCGCCGCGGCTGCGCGAGGCGCTCGCGGTGTCGGAAGACCAGGGGCTGGCGCGCTACGAGGTGCTGCAGCCGGGCTACAACCTGTACGACCGCGCGGGCTACGAGTCGGCGCTGGCCGCGGTGGCCGACGCGCACGCGCTGGGCGTGGTGAGCTATTTCTCGCTGGCGAGCGGCTTCCTGACCGGCAAGTACCGCCGCGTGGAGGACCTGGCGGGCAGTGCCCGCGCGGGATTCCTCGGCGGCTACTTCGACGCGCGCGGGCTGGCCCTGCTGGACGCGCTGCGCGGTGTCGCCGACGCCGTCTCGGCAACCCCGGCGCAGGTCGCGCTCGCCTGGCTCATGGCGCAGCCGCGCGTGACGCCGATCGCCAGCGCCACCCGCCTGGACCAGCTCGAGGACATCATGGCCGCGGCCGACCTGGTGCTGCCGGCGTCCGCGCACGAGGCACTCGACGCCGCGAGCCGTCCTGCCTCATGA
- a CDS encoding SDR family oxidoreductase, whose protein sequence is MKIDLSGKRAIVTGSTGGIGLAIATGLAQAGATVTVVGRSQARVDAALATLREAAGGTDATGVVADLGTADGCGALVAARPDADILVNNLGIYGARGFFDIDDALWDEYWQVNVMSGVRLARHYASGMRERGWGRIQFVSSESALNIPTGMVHYGVSKAALQGLSRGLAKALAGTGVTVNTILPGPTRTDGAVDMMAGLAAERGVSPSEMEALFLAENRPSNLLGRFATPEEVANLSVYAASSQASATTGSALRVDGGTVETIA, encoded by the coding sequence ATGAAGATCGATCTTTCCGGCAAGCGCGCGATCGTCACCGGCTCCACCGGTGGCATCGGCCTGGCCATCGCCACCGGACTGGCGCAGGCCGGCGCCACGGTCACCGTCGTGGGCCGCAGCCAGGCGCGCGTGGATGCCGCGCTGGCGACGCTGCGCGAGGCCGCCGGCGGCACCGACGCCACCGGCGTGGTCGCCGACCTCGGCACCGCGGACGGCTGTGGCGCCCTCGTCGCCGCGCGTCCGGACGCGGACATCCTGGTCAACAACCTCGGCATCTATGGCGCACGCGGGTTCTTCGACATCGACGACGCGCTGTGGGACGAGTACTGGCAGGTCAACGTGATGAGCGGCGTGCGCCTGGCCAGGCATTACGCGTCGGGCATGCGCGAGCGCGGATGGGGCCGGATCCAGTTCGTGTCCAGCGAATCGGCGCTCAACATCCCGACCGGGATGGTGCACTACGGCGTCAGCAAGGCGGCCCTGCAGGGCCTCTCGCGCGGCCTGGCCAAGGCGCTGGCTGGTACCGGCGTCACGGTCAACACCATCCTGCCGGGCCCCACCCGCACCGACGGTGCGGTGGACATGATGGCCGGGCTTGCCGCCGAGCGCGGCGTGTCGCCGTCGGAGATGGAGGCCCTGTTCCTGGCCGAGAACCGGCCCTCGAACCTGCTCGGGCGCTTCGCCACCCCCGAAGAGGTCGCCAACCTCAGCGTCTACGCCGCATCATCGCAGGCCAGCGCCACCACCGGCTCCGCGTTGCGCGTCGATGGCGGCACCGTGGAAACCATCGCCTGA
- a CDS encoding class III extradiol ring-cleavage dioxygenase, with translation MPVFFVPHGAGPCFFMDWNPADTWDRMAGFLKGVAATLPEPPRAIALVSGHWLEPAFAATGQARPGLIYDYSGFPAHTYELSYPAPGEPSLAARIAGLLGEAGQPAGVDPSRGFDHGVFIPLKLMFPKADVPVVQLSLRGDLDVAAHIAAGRALAGLRDEGVLIVGSGMSFHNMRGYGDPRYTPVSARFDAWLTAAVESDAPLRESLLRDWAAAPDARACHPPGGEEHLLPLLVAAGAGAGSPGRKVYSEEVMKTTLSAFRFG, from the coding sequence ATGCCCGTCTTCTTCGTCCCGCACGGCGCCGGGCCCTGCTTCTTCATGGACTGGAATCCGGCCGACACCTGGGACCGGATGGCCGGCTTCCTCAAGGGCGTTGCCGCCACCCTGCCGGAGCCACCGCGCGCGATCGCGCTGGTGTCCGGGCACTGGCTGGAGCCGGCCTTCGCCGCCACCGGCCAGGCGCGCCCCGGCCTCATCTACGACTACAGCGGTTTCCCGGCGCACACCTACGAGCTGTCCTACCCGGCGCCCGGCGAACCGTCGCTTGCGGCGCGGATCGCCGGGTTGCTGGGGGAGGCCGGGCAGCCTGCGGGCGTTGATCCCTCGCGCGGCTTCGACCATGGCGTCTTCATCCCGCTGAAGCTGATGTTCCCGAAGGCCGACGTGCCGGTGGTGCAGCTCTCGCTGCGCGGCGACCTGGATGTCGCCGCGCACATTGCCGCCGGCCGTGCCCTCGCCGGACTGCGCGATGAAGGCGTGCTGATCGTCGGCAGCGGCATGAGCTTCCACAACATGCGCGGCTACGGTGATCCGCGCTATACCCCGGTGTCGGCGCGCTTCGATGCGTGGCTGACCGCGGCGGTGGAGAGTGACGCGCCGCTGCGCGAGTCGTTGCTGCGCGACTGGGCCGCTGCGCCCGACGCCCGCGCCTGCCATCCGCCGGGCGGCGAGGAGCACCTGCTTCCGCTGCTCGTCGCCGCCGGCGCAGGCGCGGGTTCGCCGGGCCGCAAGGTCTATTCCGAGGAGGTCATGAAGACCACCTTGTCCGCATTCCGTTTCGGCTGA
- a CDS encoding LysR family transcriptional regulator encodes MRVFVRAATDGSLSAAARHLGMSPAMATKHVNALEARLGVKLLHRSTRRLALTEAGSDYLEACLRILPDIDEAEAATASQRVKASGLLRMNVPLSFGQAFVAPLIPEFCHRFPEVTVELGLSDAELDLLAGGWDLGVRIGRLADSPLQARRLGDSPMRVCASPHYLDTRGVPRRVAELVQHNCLGYTLSATQGRGTWAFGIDGDIRVPASGNLLANNGDALLAAAVRGQGIIYQPGFIVDAALARGELVALELDRPTVALGGIHVLYPPDRRPPAKVRVMIDYLADAFADGRPGIPTPR; translated from the coding sequence ATGCGCGTCTTCGTCCGCGCGGCCACCGATGGCAGCCTGTCGGCCGCGGCCCGGCACCTCGGCATGTCGCCGGCCATGGCCACCAAGCATGTGAATGCCCTGGAGGCCCGCCTCGGCGTGAAGCTGCTCCATCGCAGCACCCGGCGGCTCGCGCTGACCGAGGCCGGCAGCGACTATCTCGAGGCCTGCCTGCGGATCCTGCCCGACATCGACGAGGCGGAAGCCGCCACCGCCTCCCAGCGGGTCAAGGCCAGCGGCCTGCTGCGCATGAACGTGCCGCTGTCATTCGGCCAGGCCTTCGTGGCGCCGCTCATCCCGGAGTTCTGCCACCGCTTTCCGGAGGTCACGGTGGAGCTGGGGCTGAGCGACGCCGAGCTCGACCTCCTCGCGGGCGGCTGGGACCTGGGGGTGCGGATCGGGCGCCTGGCCGACAGCCCCCTGCAGGCGCGCCGGCTGGGTGACAGCCCGATGCGCGTCTGCGCCTCGCCGCACTACCTCGATACCCGCGGCGTGCCCCGCCGGGTGGCGGAACTGGTGCAGCACAACTGCCTGGGCTACACCCTGTCGGCCACGCAGGGCCGCGGAACCTGGGCCTTCGGCATCGATGGCGACATCCGCGTGCCTGCCAGCGGCAACCTGCTGGCGAACAACGGCGACGCGCTGCTGGCCGCGGCGGTGCGCGGCCAGGGGATCATCTACCAGCCCGGTTTCATCGTCGACGCGGCGCTCGCGCGCGGCGAACTGGTGGCGCTGGAGCTGGATCGGCCGACCGTGGCGCTCGGCGGCATCCACGTGCTCTACCCGCCCGACCGCCGCCCACCGGCCAAGGTGCGGGTGATGATCGACTACCTGGCCGATGCCTTCGCGGATGGACGTCCCGGGATTCCCACGCCGCGCTGA
- the yghX gene encoding YghX family hydrolase produces the protein MPRLTAKDFSPELLELYDGYVHGRITRRQFLDRASLLAVGGMTAVGILAALSPNYALAQQVQFTDPEIRAEYISYPSPRGHGEVRGYLVLPVAAQGPVPGVVVVHENRGLNPYIEDVARRVAKAGFAALAPDGLSSVGGYPGNDERGRELQRGVDPEKLMNDFFAAIEFLLADPRTTHRVGITGFCYGGGVSHAAAVAYPELAAAVPFYGRQARPEDVPRIKAPLLIHFAETDDNVNATWPAYEAALKAAGTDYEAHVYPGTQHGFHNDSTPRYDEAPAKLAWERSIAWFRRHLA, from the coding sequence ATGCCCCGCCTGACCGCGAAGGATTTCTCCCCCGAGCTGCTCGAGCTCTACGACGGCTACGTGCACGGGCGGATCACCCGCCGCCAGTTCCTCGACCGCGCCAGCCTGCTGGCGGTCGGCGGCATGACGGCCGTCGGCATCCTGGCCGCGCTGAGCCCGAACTACGCGCTCGCCCAGCAGGTGCAATTCACCGACCCGGAGATCCGCGCGGAGTACATCAGCTATCCCTCGCCGCGCGGCCACGGCGAGGTGCGCGGCTACCTGGTCCTGCCGGTCGCCGCCCAGGGCCCGGTGCCCGGCGTCGTGGTGGTGCACGAGAACCGCGGCCTCAATCCCTATATCGAGGACGTCGCGCGGCGCGTGGCCAAGGCGGGCTTCGCGGCGCTGGCGCCCGACGGCCTGAGCTCGGTCGGCGGCTATCCCGGCAACGACGAGCGCGGCCGCGAGCTGCAGCGCGGCGTCGATCCGGAAAAGCTCATGAACGACTTCTTCGCCGCCATCGAGTTCCTGCTCGCCGATCCGCGCACGACCCACCGCGTCGGCATCACCGGCTTCTGCTACGGGGGCGGGGTGTCGCACGCGGCGGCGGTGGCCTACCCCGAGCTGGCCGCGGCCGTGCCCTTCTACGGCCGCCAGGCCAGGCCGGAGGACGTGCCGCGCATCAAGGCGCCGCTGCTGATCCACTTCGCCGAGACCGACGACAACGTCAACGCGACCTGGCCGGCCTACGAGGCGGCGCTGAAGGCCGCCGGCACGGACTACGAGGCACACGTCTATCCCGGCACCCAGCACGGCTTCCACAACGACTCGACCCCGCGCTACGACGAGGCCCCGGCGAAGTTGGCGTGGGAACGCAGCATCGCCTGGTTCCGCCGCCACCTTGCGTGA